One part of the Lachnospiraceae bacterium JLR.KK002 genome encodes these proteins:
- the dhaM gene encoding dihydroxyacetone kinase phosphoryl donor subunit DhaM, whose product MVGLLIVSHSKKAAEGIYELAVQMAGKDHRVVAVGGMEDGSIGTDALRIRQGIMDASDGDGVVILADLGSGILSSQMAIDLLEEDIEVVIADAPILEGAVSAAVQAAIGGTMAEVAEAAELAKQLSKLE is encoded by the coding sequence ATGGTAGGATTATTGATTGTATCCCACAGCAAAAAAGCAGCCGAAGGAATTTATGAGCTGGCGGTACAGATGGCGGGAAAAGATCATCGTGTGGTGGCAGTGGGAGGTATGGAAGACGGCAGTATCGGAACAGACGCACTTCGGATTCGTCAGGGTATTATGGATGCCAGTGACGGAGACGGCGTGGTTATTCTGGCGGATTTGGGCAGCGGTATTCTAAGTTCTCAGATGGCCATAGATTTGCTGGAAGAAGATATCGAAGTGGTGATTGCAGACGCGCCCATTTTAGAGGGAGCAGTCAGCGCAGCCGTACAGGCAGCCATAGGCGGAACCATGGCGGAGGTTGCGGAAGCGGCAGAACTGGCAAAACAGTTGTCCAAATTAGAATAA
- the ptsP gene encoding phosphoenolpyruvate--protein phosphotransferase produces the protein MLVRGNVVVEGVAVGAIQFLNMDYEKHLQSYIAGGPEAETAKYEGALARAKKDLETMLEAGENLSESEREIMGAHQMLLEDMAFVEAITQYIQQELTAPAAVLQAVSDFKAMFDAIDDPYIKERQNDVADVGNRLVRKILGLDEFSVEGDQVVLCARDLEPSIMAGLPEGKVKAVLLENGSRTSHTVIIARAKGFVTMVGVELTPQMAAQGETVLVDAVRGEVTLQPSPEQIREFQEKVQKQEQERAVLMERAGFPACTRDGKEVLVAANISSPEEMEKISEYGCQGVGLYRTEFFFMESQELPSEEKQFESYKSVAEQAKGALCVIRTLDIGGDKHCGCLDLPEEENPFLGFRAIRICLQNKDMFKAQLRAILRAGAYGKVGIMLPMVTMLSEITEARKLLEEAKEELRAAQTPFDENVPLGIMVETPASVVMAPVFARHVDFFSIGTNDLVQYTLAVDRGNQTVNYIYDYFNPAVIHSIYQVVKAAHEAGIWVGMCGEMAGDRLAMPFLTAAGMDELSMSASQAPAVKEQIRNLDSDRCNLEELLSCSDTEEVRAYLEKIVQ, from the coding sequence ATGCTGGTACGTGGAAATGTTGTAGTGGAAGGGGTTGCGGTTGGAGCCATCCAGTTTCTGAATATGGATTATGAAAAACATCTGCAGTCTTACATAGCCGGAGGGCCGGAAGCCGAAACAGCGAAATATGAAGGCGCGCTGGCCAGGGCAAAAAAAGATCTGGAAACCATGCTGGAAGCAGGAGAGAACCTTTCCGAAAGTGAAAGGGAGATTATGGGGGCCCACCAGATGCTGCTGGAGGATATGGCGTTTGTGGAAGCAATCACTCAGTATATACAGCAGGAACTGACGGCGCCGGCAGCAGTTTTACAGGCAGTTTCTGACTTTAAGGCCATGTTTGACGCCATTGACGACCCCTACATTAAGGAACGACAGAATGATGTGGCGGATGTGGGAAACCGCCTGGTTCGAAAAATACTGGGGCTGGATGAATTTTCCGTAGAAGGAGATCAGGTAGTTCTGTGCGCCAGAGATCTGGAACCCTCCATTATGGCGGGGCTTCCGGAGGGAAAAGTGAAGGCGGTACTTCTGGAAAACGGGAGCAGGACTTCCCATACGGTGATTATCGCCAGGGCGAAAGGATTTGTGACCATGGTTGGCGTGGAACTGACCCCTCAGATGGCAGCCCAGGGGGAGACGGTTCTGGTGGACGCGGTCAGAGGCGAAGTGACATTGCAGCCTTCTCCGGAGCAGATACGGGAATTTCAGGAAAAAGTCCAAAAGCAGGAACAGGAGCGCGCCGTTCTGATGGAGCGCGCCGGATTTCCGGCCTGTACCAGAGATGGGAAAGAAGTTCTGGTGGCTGCCAATATCAGCAGTCCGGAAGAAATGGAGAAAATTTCCGAGTACGGCTGCCAGGGCGTCGGACTGTACCGGACAGAATTTTTCTTTATGGAATCTCAGGAACTTCCGTCGGAAGAGAAACAGTTTGAATCTTATAAATCTGTGGCAGAGCAGGCAAAAGGGGCTTTGTGCGTCATAAGAACGCTGGATATCGGCGGTGACAAGCACTGCGGCTGCCTGGACCTGCCAGAAGAAGAAAATCCTTTCCTGGGTTTCCGGGCAATCCGAATCTGCCTGCAGAACAAAGATATGTTTAAGGCTCAGCTTCGGGCTATTCTGAGAGCCGGCGCTTATGGGAAAGTTGGAATTATGCTTCCCATGGTGACCATGCTTTCGGAAATCACGGAAGCCAGAAAACTGCTGGAAGAAGCAAAAGAAGAACTGAGAGCAGCTCAGACTCCTTTTGATGAAAATGTTCCGCTGGGAATCATGGTGGAGACACCGGCCTCGGTGGTGATGGCGCCTGTATTTGCACGTCATGTGGATTTTTTCAGTATCGGTACCAATGATCTGGTGCAGTATACGCTGGCGGTGGACCGGGGAAATCAGACGGTAAATTATATTTATGATTACTTTAATCCGGCAGTGATACATTCCATTTATCAGGTGGTGAAAGCCGCCCACGAAGCCGGAATCTGGGTGGGTATGTGCGGTGAAATGGCGGGAGACCGTCTGGCCATGCCTTTCCTGACAGCAGCGGGCATGGATGAACTGAGTATGAGTGCGTCTCAGGCTCCGGCTGTAAAAGAACAGATTCGGAATCTGGATTCCGACCGGTGCAATCTGGAAGAACTGCTGTCATGTTCAGATACGGAGGAGGTTCGCGCTTATCTGGAAAAAATTGTGCAGTGA
- the dhaK gene encoding dihydroxyacetone kinase subunit DhaK, producing MKKMINKPDDVVEEMLQGIVAAHPEYVKRVDGCDVLVRAGGSQGKVALVSGGGSGHEPAHGGYVGKGMLDAAVAGAMFTSPTPDQVYEAIKACNGGKGVLLVIKNYTGDVMNFEMAADMAGDEGIEVEKVVVNDDVAVENSTWTTGRRGIAGTIFVHKIAGACAEAGGDLQTVKAVAEKVIANVRTMGMAIAPCTVPAAGKPSFELGENEVEIGMGIHGEPGTHREEIRTVKETTDTLLEKIFAEDLYHEGDEVAVMVNGLGGTPLQELYLANLRVSEVLADKKIKVAKTLVGNFMTSIDMAGYSVTLLKLDDELKKYLDAPADTPAFVQA from the coding sequence TTGAAAAAAATGATTAACAAACCGGATGACGTAGTAGAGGAAATGTTACAGGGGATTGTAGCAGCACACCCGGAATATGTAAAAAGAGTGGACGGATGTGACGTTCTGGTAAGAGCCGGTGGCTCTCAGGGGAAAGTAGCGCTGGTAAGCGGAGGCGGAAGCGGACATGAACCGGCACACGGCGGTTATGTTGGAAAAGGAATGCTTGACGCAGCAGTTGCAGGAGCTATGTTTACCTCACCTACACCGGATCAGGTATACGAAGCAATCAAAGCATGTAACGGCGGCAAAGGTGTTCTTCTGGTTATCAAGAATTATACCGGTGATGTAATGAACTTTGAAATGGCGGCAGACATGGCCGGCGACGAAGGCATTGAAGTGGAAAAAGTTGTGGTAAACGACGATGTTGCAGTGGAAAACAGCACATGGACCACCGGAAGAAGAGGTATTGCAGGTACGATTTTTGTACATAAGATTGCAGGCGCATGTGCAGAAGCAGGCGGAGATTTACAGACAGTAAAGGCAGTTGCAGAGAAGGTTATTGCAAATGTCCGCACCATGGGTATGGCAATTGCACCCTGTACCGTTCCCGCAGCAGGCAAACCGAGCTTTGAACTGGGCGAAAATGAAGTGGAAATCGGAATGGGAATTCATGGCGAGCCGGGAACCCACAGAGAAGAAATCCGCACGGTAAAAGAAACCACCGATACGCTGCTGGAGAAAATTTTTGCAGAAGACCTTTATCATGAAGGAGACGAAGTTGCTGTTATGGTAAACGGACTGGGCGGAACTCCGTTACAGGAATTATATCTCGCAAATCTGAGAGTATCGGAAGTGCTGGCAGATAAGAAGATTAAAGTTGCAAAAACACTGGTAGGCAACTTCATGACATCCATTGACATGGCAGGCTATTCCGTAACACTGCTGAAGCTGGATGACGAACTGAAGAAATATCTGGACGCTCCGGCAGATACACCGGCATTTGTTCAGGCATAA
- a CDS encoding HPr family phosphocarrier protein, whose amino-acid sequence MKTATYTVKNTLGIHARPAADIARFAGKHKSEVTLTSGAKKANGKSVLMITALGAKKGAEVTVTVSGEDEEEVFAQLDDMFTHGFYEE is encoded by the coding sequence ATGAAAACAGCAACTTATACCGTGAAAAATACGCTGGGAATCCATGCAAGGCCTGCAGCGGATATTGCGAGATTTGCCGGGAAACATAAGAGTGAAGTGACCCTTACCAGCGGTGCGAAAAAGGCCAATGGAAAGAGTGTACTGATGATTACCGCACTGGGAGCGAAAAAAGGAGCGGAGGTAACCGTAACCGTTTCCGGTGAGGATGAAGAAGAAGTGTTTGCACAGTTAGACGACATGTTCACTCATGGATTTTATGAGGAATAG